A genomic region of Salinibacter pepae contains the following coding sequences:
- a CDS encoding glycosyltransferase family 4 protein has protein sequence MRLLFVSHSLPPEGRPLANVGGMQRVALKLHETLEARADANALDYDALLLRSAWRTVHLKTPLFLARAGWQIARAARQSAVDVVLFSSMVTASLAVPLRGLLRRHGVRTAAIVHGLDVTTPFPPYQWFVPTVFGALDAVLPVSRATRQACLDRGASADQLRVVPNGTDTDRFEAPADRATARRALGASVEASPPSPPPDGLLLCSVGRQVERKGTAWFVDTVMPRLPADVHYWVAGDGPELDTIEAAVARHDLAPRVRLLGRVPNDTLGALYRGADLFLMPNVPVEDDMEGFGIVLLEAGQCGTPAVAARLEGIQDVIADGVNGHLVAPQSPDAFVDAIAAYRNDPEALDAAAQRALHYTEGTFGWPAVADTYLSVLRALWRQGTPPAPDTTDRPPAHSRAAG, from the coding sequence GTGCGCCTTCTCTTCGTCTCCCATTCGCTTCCGCCCGAAGGCCGCCCCCTGGCCAACGTGGGCGGCATGCAGCGCGTCGCCCTCAAGCTCCACGAGACCCTGGAGGCCCGGGCCGACGCGAACGCCCTCGACTACGACGCCCTGCTGCTGCGCAGCGCCTGGCGCACGGTGCACCTGAAGACGCCCCTGTTTCTCGCCCGCGCCGGCTGGCAGATTGCCCGGGCCGCCCGGCAGAGCGCCGTCGACGTCGTCCTGTTCTCCTCGATGGTGACGGCCAGCCTCGCAGTGCCCCTGCGGGGCCTGCTCCGCCGCCATGGCGTGCGGACGGCCGCCATCGTGCACGGGCTGGACGTGACGACCCCGTTCCCGCCCTACCAGTGGTTCGTCCCGACGGTGTTCGGCGCCCTCGACGCGGTGCTCCCGGTCAGCCGGGCCACCCGCCAGGCCTGCCTCGACCGCGGCGCCTCGGCCGATCAACTCCGCGTGGTGCCCAACGGAACCGACACGGATCGCTTCGAGGCGCCCGCCGATCGGGCAACGGCCCGCCGGGCCCTGGGCGCGAGTGTGGAGGCGTCGCCCCCCTCCCCCCCACCCGACGGGCTCCTGCTCTGCAGCGTGGGCCGACAGGTCGAGCGCAAGGGCACGGCCTGGTTCGTCGACACGGTGATGCCCCGCCTCCCCGCCGACGTGCACTACTGGGTCGCCGGCGACGGCCCTGAGCTCGACACGATCGAGGCCGCCGTCGCGCGGCACGACCTGGCTCCTCGCGTCCGCCTCCTGGGCCGGGTTCCGAACGACACCCTGGGCGCTCTCTACCGCGGGGCCGACCTGTTTTTGATGCCCAACGTGCCCGTCGAGGACGACATGGAGGGCTTCGGGATCGTGCTTCTCGAAGCCGGGCAGTGCGGCACCCCCGCCGTCGCCGCCCGCCTTGAGGGCATCCAGGATGTGATTGCCGACGGCGTGAACGGCCACCTCGTCGCCCCCCAGTCCCCCGACGCGTTCGTGGACGCCATCGCGGCGTACCGCAACGACCCCGAGGCCCTGGACGCCGCCGCACAGCGGGCCCTCCACTACACCGAGGGCACGTTCGGGTGGCCCGCCGTCGCCGACACGTACCTGTCGGTCCTGCGCGCCCTCTGGCGGCAGGGCACCCCGCCCGCCCCCGACACGACCGATCGCCCCCCTGCCCATTCCCGCGCGGCGGGATAG
- a CDS encoding zinc-dependent metalloprotease translates to MRPRTFLWTLPLTLLLIAGCSSSAQMTDSSAAAQTATQQAENADEEKSDFEKAIAKSDSLGGLFTVYRDTTDGSLQMALDADQIGQEYIYFTHIVDGVLEAGTFRGAYRDNTVFKVRRHYDQIEFVEVNTNFHFNDESTLSRASDANVSPSVLHVEKIVAENDSTGRLLISADDLFLTESLTQVKPSPTPGGSPTDFKLGRQSQKKSKVEGVHNYPKNTDVVVDYVFENPRPINPGSDAVTDARNVTITLRHSLIEVPENDFEPRFADPRVGYFTQQKDNLTSTSATPYHDLINRWHLKKETPDAELSEPVEPITWWIENTTPERIRPIIRDAVLEWNTAFREAGFKNAIEVKVQPDTASWDAGDIRYNVLRWTSSPNPPFSGYGPSFVNPRTGQIMGADVMLEYAFLTNQVNQNKLFEETGLPLQAASERPKTLPKHACTLPGFLHMNTLFGKAALAPTAAAPSPEQSGPSDLNGEMTQLMEEALHYLALHEVGHTLGLQHNMKASQLHPTDEVHDASVTREEGLVGSVMDYPAVNVAPPDADQGQYYTTRPGPYDEWAVEYGYTPDASETELDAILSRSTEPALAFGNDADDMRAPGKAIDPEVMIGDMSNEALDYAEGRMQLVEDLMGDLLEKYEDPGQSYQELRNAFLSVTGQHAQMAAVASRYVGGVHVDRALIGQEGATEPYRPVPLEKQQRALDLLNEHLFAPDAFEIIPNELYRHLQPQRRGFNFFGASEDPKVHARVLGIQENVLAHLLHPNVLERMTDTRLYGNEYTLAAYMRDLTDAVFAADAQGNVNTFRQNLQVSYVESLATVVGEEGDARYDNVAQSAALQSLQEIERMIDRKRGVNAETRAHTDHVLHLIDAATAAE, encoded by the coding sequence ATGCGTCCCCGTACCTTCCTCTGGACCCTCCCCCTCACGCTCCTCCTCATCGCCGGCTGTAGCAGCTCGGCGCAGATGACGGACTCGTCCGCCGCGGCGCAGACGGCGACACAGCAGGCCGAGAACGCCGACGAGGAAAAAAGCGACTTTGAAAAGGCCATCGCCAAGAGCGACTCGCTCGGCGGCCTCTTTACCGTCTACCGCGACACGACCGACGGCTCGCTCCAGATGGCGCTCGACGCTGATCAGATCGGCCAGGAGTACATCTACTTTACCCACATCGTCGACGGGGTGCTGGAGGCCGGCACCTTCCGCGGGGCCTACCGCGACAACACCGTCTTCAAGGTCCGGCGCCACTACGACCAGATCGAGTTCGTGGAGGTGAACACCAACTTCCACTTCAACGACGAGAGCACGCTCAGCCGCGCCTCGGACGCCAACGTCAGCCCGTCGGTCCTCCACGTCGAGAAGATTGTGGCCGAGAACGACTCCACCGGCCGCCTCCTCATCAGTGCCGACGATCTGTTTCTCACCGAGTCGCTCACGCAGGTCAAGCCGTCTCCAACCCCTGGAGGGTCCCCTACCGACTTTAAGCTGGGCCGCCAGAGCCAAAAGAAGTCGAAGGTGGAGGGGGTCCACAACTATCCGAAAAATACCGACGTGGTCGTCGACTACGTCTTCGAAAACCCGCGCCCCATCAACCCGGGCTCCGACGCCGTGACCGACGCGCGCAACGTGACGATCACCCTGCGCCACAGCCTCATTGAGGTGCCGGAGAACGACTTCGAGCCCCGGTTCGCCGACCCGCGCGTCGGGTACTTCACCCAGCAGAAAGACAACCTGACCTCCACCAGCGCCACGCCCTACCACGACCTCATCAACCGCTGGCACCTGAAGAAGGAAACCCCCGACGCCGAGCTCTCCGAGCCGGTGGAGCCGATCACGTGGTGGATCGAGAATACGACCCCCGAGCGCATCCGGCCGATCATCCGCGACGCGGTGCTGGAGTGGAACACCGCCTTCCGCGAAGCCGGCTTCAAGAACGCGATCGAGGTCAAGGTGCAGCCAGACACCGCCTCCTGGGACGCGGGCGACATCCGCTACAACGTGCTACGCTGGACCTCCTCCCCCAACCCGCCCTTTAGCGGATACGGCCCCAGCTTCGTGAACCCGCGTACGGGCCAGATCATGGGCGCGGACGTGATGCTGGAGTACGCGTTCTTGACCAACCAGGTCAACCAGAACAAGCTCTTCGAGGAGACCGGGCTGCCGCTCCAGGCCGCCAGCGAGCGGCCGAAGACCCTGCCCAAGCACGCCTGCACGCTGCCCGGCTTCCTGCACATGAATACCCTCTTCGGCAAGGCCGCCCTGGCCCCCACCGCCGCGGCCCCGAGCCCCGAACAGAGCGGCCCCTCGGACCTCAACGGCGAGATGACGCAGCTCATGGAGGAGGCCCTCCACTATCTCGCCCTGCACGAGGTGGGGCACACCCTGGGCCTGCAGCACAACATGAAGGCGTCCCAGCTCCACCCGACCGACGAGGTGCACGACGCCTCGGTCACCCGGGAGGAGGGGCTCGTCGGCTCGGTCATGGACTACCCGGCCGTGAACGTGGCCCCGCCGGACGCCGATCAGGGGCAGTACTACACGACCCGCCCCGGTCCCTACGACGAGTGGGCCGTCGAGTACGGCTATACGCCGGACGCCTCCGAGACGGAGCTCGACGCCATCCTGTCGCGCTCCACGGAGCCGGCGCTCGCCTTCGGGAACGACGCGGACGACATGCGCGCCCCCGGCAAGGCCATCGACCCCGAGGTGATGATTGGCGACATGTCGAACGAAGCGCTCGACTACGCCGAGGGGCGCATGCAGCTTGTGGAGGACCTGATGGGGGATCTTCTGGAGAAGTACGAGGACCCCGGACAGTCGTACCAGGAGCTGCGGAATGCCTTCCTGAGCGTGACCGGCCAGCACGCGCAGATGGCCGCCGTCGCCTCCCGCTACGTGGGCGGCGTTCACGTCGACCGCGCGCTGATCGGGCAGGAGGGCGCCACGGAGCCGTACCGCCCGGTGCCCCTCGAGAAGCAACAGCGGGCCCTCGACCTCCTGAACGAGCACCTGTTCGCACCGGACGCCTTCGAGATCATTCCGAACGAGCTCTACCGCCACCTGCAGCCGCAGCGACGCGGGTTTAACTTCTTCGGCGCGTCGGAGGACCCGAAGGTCCACGCCCGCGTGCTCGGCATTCAGGAAAATGTGCTGGCCCACCTCTTGCACCCGAACGTGCTGGAGCGCATGACCGACACGCGCCTCTACGGCAACGAGTACACGCTGGCCGCGTACATGCGCGACCTCACCGACGCCGTCTTTGCGGCCGACGCGCAGGGCAACGTGAACACGTTCCGCCAGAACCTGCAGGTCTCGTACGTGGAGTCCCTGGCGACCGTGGTGGGCGAGGAAGGCGACGCCCGGTACGACAACGTGGCCCAGAGCGCGGCCCTCCAGAGCCTGCAGGAGATCGAGCGCATGATTGATCGCAAGCGCGGCGTCAACGCCGAGACCCGCGCCCACACCGACCACGTGCTTCACCTGATCGACGCGGCCACCGCCGCCGAGTAG
- a CDS encoding glycosyltransferase family 4 protein — protein MSPAADSQPSRADRPSRRSSRRIALFAGAYTHIADGVSLTLNRLVEHLEQQGAEVRVFAPTVEDPAIEDHAGTLTSVPSLPVPGRSEYRLSLGLTPSVRQALDDFAPTLYHIATPDLLGHNALQRAQATDTPVVTSYHTHFSSYLKYYHLGLLEAPVWGYLRSFYNQCRQVYVPTHAMADALRRHGIDSDLRLWPRGVDTDRFAPSRRSAAWRRAHGIGPDEVVVAFVSRLVWEKGLDVYADVIDRLERQGVPHHSVVVGDGPAREELETRLPNATFPGFLDGPELARAYASSDVFLFPSDTETFGNVTLEAMASGLPTVCADAAGSRDLVDDGTTGRLCSPGHVEAFAEAVRTLVVDERRRDRMGTAARRRAQDFTWPAVLHRMSRYYDEVLPHHPSSSPPDPAPTGATA, from the coding sequence ATGAGCCCGGCCGCCGACTCGCAACCTTCACGCGCCGACCGTCCCTCCCGCCGCTCGTCCCGGCGCATCGCGCTCTTTGCCGGGGCCTACACCCACATCGCCGACGGGGTGTCACTCACGCTCAACCGCCTCGTCGAGCACCTGGAGCAACAGGGCGCTGAGGTGCGCGTCTTCGCCCCCACGGTGGAGGACCCGGCCATCGAGGACCACGCCGGCACGCTCACGTCCGTGCCCTCCCTGCCGGTGCCCGGCCGCTCGGAATACCGGCTGTCCCTGGGCCTTACCCCCTCCGTTCGGCAGGCGCTGGACGACTTCGCCCCGACGCTGTACCACATCGCCACGCCCGACCTCCTGGGCCACAACGCCCTCCAGCGCGCCCAGGCCACCGACACGCCCGTCGTAACGTCCTACCACACCCACTTCAGCTCCTACCTCAAGTACTACCACCTCGGCCTGCTGGAGGCGCCCGTCTGGGGCTACCTGCGCTCGTTCTACAACCAGTGCCGGCAGGTCTACGTCCCCACCCACGCCATGGCGGACGCGCTTCGGAGACACGGCATCGACAGCGACCTTCGGCTCTGGCCCCGCGGGGTGGACACCGACCGCTTCGCCCCGAGCCGCCGCTCTGCCGCGTGGCGCCGGGCCCACGGCATCGGCCCCGACGAGGTGGTGGTCGCGTTCGTCAGTCGGCTCGTGTGGGAGAAGGGGCTCGACGTGTACGCCGACGTCATCGATCGGCTGGAGCGCCAGGGCGTCCCCCACCACAGTGTGGTTGTGGGCGACGGCCCGGCGCGGGAGGAGCTGGAAACCCGCCTGCCGAACGCCACCTTTCCCGGCTTCCTCGACGGCCCCGAGCTGGCCCGGGCCTACGCCTCGTCCGACGTCTTTCTGTTTCCGAGCGACACCGAAACGTTCGGCAACGTGACCCTGGAGGCGATGGCATCGGGCCTCCCGACGGTCTGTGCCGACGCGGCCGGCAGCCGCGACCTTGTGGACGACGGCACCACGGGCCGGCTCTGCTCCCCCGGTCACGTCGAGGCGTTTGCCGAGGCGGTGCGCACCCTCGTCGTCGACGAGCGGCGTCGCGACCGGATGGGCACCGCCGCCCGCAGGCGCGCCCAGGACTTCACCTGGCCCGCCGTCCTGCACCGCATGAGCCGGTACTACGACGAGGTGCTCCCGCACCACCCGTCTTCTTCTCCGCCAGATCCGGCCCCGACGGGCGCAACTGCGTAA
- the phoU gene encoding phosphate signaling complex protein PhoU, giving the protein MPNRLARELTELRSRLLDMATIVAEQFTDAVDALLAHDVDQAERIMDRDREVDALELEVDEYCQRILARHQPVATDLRTLLTVEKINTDLERIGDHCRNLAGNAEHVTEAPGVLDAVKIREMSQAARRMLDEAKQAFLDQDAELARSIPDLDDEVDRLHHENFRGLVDYIQKNPEHAEVAAHLITASKAIERISDHSTNIAKGVVFLIEGVDIRHASVQEEMAPGSRSPLRSSYSS; this is encoded by the coding sequence ATGCCGAACCGCCTCGCCCGCGAACTTACGGAGCTCCGCAGCCGCCTGCTCGACATGGCCACCATCGTGGCCGAACAGTTTACCGACGCCGTCGACGCCCTGCTCGCCCACGACGTGGACCAGGCCGAGCGCATCATGGACCGTGACCGTGAGGTCGACGCCCTGGAGCTGGAGGTCGACGAGTACTGCCAGCGCATCCTGGCCCGCCACCAGCCCGTCGCCACCGACCTCCGCACCCTGCTCACGGTCGAAAAGATCAACACCGACCTGGAGCGGATTGGGGACCACTGCCGCAACCTGGCCGGCAACGCGGAGCACGTGACCGAGGCCCCCGGCGTCCTGGACGCGGTCAAAATCCGCGAGATGAGCCAGGCGGCCCGCCGCATGCTCGACGAGGCGAAGCAGGCCTTCCTGGACCAGGACGCAGAGCTGGCGCGCAGCATTCCCGATCTGGACGACGAGGTGGACCGCCTCCACCACGAAAACTTTCGGGGGCTGGTGGACTACATCCAGAAGAACCCGGAGCACGCCGAGGTGGCCGCCCACCTGATCACCGCCAGCAAGGCCATCGAGCGGATCTCGGACCACTCGACCAACATCGCGAAGGGCGTCGTCTTTCTCATCGAGGGCGTCGACATCCGCCACGCCAGCGTGCAGGAGGAGATGGCCCCCGGCAGCAGATCGCCCCTCCGCTCCTCCTACTCCTCGTAG
- a CDS encoding endonuclease/exonuclease/phosphatase family protein yields the protein MPTGEASGHDADALRVMTFNLPPAFARGPDRERTLAELVQREAPAVLSVQETWMKTRSASDDGGLFVSWPLRVLLEDSVGYALPRARPPETTIYRPVLGQVRLDSMRVHPLPPSGASDPRSRYTRTFFTWQGRPAVLYNVHLHTVGTRPWDLPGTAASLARWRTVLRTYRAGALHRADQARRIHRHIEQETRPVLLTGDFNSTPHQWAYRHLLQGLRAAGGGATFPAGWPLVQIDHVLVGPAWRVGSATVPGLDTTDFVSDHRPVVARVRWRDGYEE from the coding sequence GTGCCAACGGGGGAGGCGTCGGGGCACGACGCGGACGCGCTGCGGGTGATGACGTTCAACCTGCCCCCTGCATTCGCCCGCGGGCCGGACCGCGAGCGTACGCTGGCTGAGCTCGTCCAGCGGGAGGCCCCCGCCGTGCTGAGCGTCCAGGAGACGTGGATGAAAACACGGTCGGCGTCGGACGACGGGGGGCTGTTTGTGTCCTGGCCGCTCCGGGTGCTCCTGGAAGACTCGGTCGGGTACGCCCTGCCACGGGCCCGCCCCCCCGAGACCACGATCTACCGGCCGGTGCTGGGGCAGGTGCGATTGGACTCGATGCGTGTGCACCCGCTGCCCCCGTCCGGGGCGTCCGACCCGCGTTCCCGCTATACGCGTACGTTCTTCACCTGGCAGGGGCGCCCCGCCGTGCTCTACAACGTCCACCTCCACACGGTGGGCACCCGCCCCTGGGACCTGCCGGGCACGGCCGCGTCGCTTGCGCGCTGGCGCACCGTCCTGCGGACGTACCGGGCGGGGGCGCTGCACCGCGCCGACCAGGCCCGCCGCATCCACCGGCACATCGAGCAGGAAACGCGCCCGGTGCTCCTAACGGGCGACTTCAACAGCACCCCGCACCAGTGGGCCTACCGCCACCTACTGCAGGGCCTTCGGGCGGCGGGCGGGGGCGCCACCTTTCCGGCCGGGTGGCCCCTCGTGCAGATCGACCACGTCCTGGTCGGGCCGGCGTGGCGCGTCGGGTCGGCCACCGTTCCGGGGCTGGACACCACGGACTTTGTGTCGGACCACCGTCCCGTCGTCGCCCGGGTCCGGTGGCGGGACGGCTACGAGGAGTAG